Genomic window (Asticcacaulis excentricus CB 48):
CCCCGGCGTGCAATTTGATTTGGACCGATTCCCGAAGGCGCGGGCGAAGTTCGCTTAGAAGAAAAAATATTCAAGGACCTACTGGCGCGGACAACGCGCAAGTCACCTGGCAAGTCGGGATGCGGTTGTGGCGGATAGAGGTGCAAATAACCCGGCAGGCCATCCAAGATGCGCTAGGGCTGACAGCGAACGCGATTCAGAAATCTTGCCAGAAGACTATTTAAAGACTATATTTGGTCCCAGGCAATCAGGGGCGGATAATGCGATACTCATCACAAGTCAAACCGATCAGCTATCTCAAAGCCAACGCTGCTGAGGTTCTCACGCACCTCGCGGAGCAGCGGGAACCTATGGTCATCACCCAAAACGGTGAAGCGAAGGCTGTCCTGCAGGATGTCGCCTCGTTCGAAGAGACGCAAGAAACACTGGCAATGCTGAAAATCCTCGCGTTAGGCAACCAGGACATGGCGGCTGGCAAGGTCAAACCCGTGGCCGACGTTGTTGCCCGGCTGCGCGCCAAGCAAGCCGCAGTTTAATGGCTGGCACGTCAGACAAGTTCGAAGTCCTGCTTACCGAGGGTGCGGAACAAGACTTAGAGGCCATCCACGACTACATCTCCAATTTCGACTGCGTCGCCAATGCCAACTATGTGTTGGATGAGTTGATGCGCGTCGTAGAGACCCTGGCTAGGTTCCCGGAACGCGGAAGCTATCCGCAGGAATTGGTCGGCCTAGGCATCAAAGAATACCGCCAGACCTTTTTCAAACCGTACCGCTTGATTTACCGTATCACGGGCAGCCAGGTGATCATCTACCTCATTGCTGATGGTCGTCGCGAAATGCAGTCAGTGTTGGCAAGACGGCTACTTGGCGCTTGAACGGCGCGAGCACGCAGCCCTGCCCATCGGATTCAATAGCGATGGGTTTGGATGCAAACTCCAGACCATCATTAAAAACGCTCTCTTTCGGGAGCTCTTATTAATGATGGTGTGCCCGGACGCGAGCCGGCCGCAATCGCGTACCGCCGCAAGTAAGCCGCTTCACACGGATTCAAAACCTCTGTCCTTCGCACGCTCCCCCGGCCTGGTTCTAATGAAGTCGTCAAGATGGGACCCCACGGCGTCAGGCATGATCAATCGCCCCGGTCGAACCTCATAATGGTCTGATCAGCTTCGCCGATTTGAGGGCCTTCCGGACGTCGCGCCAGGACGGCATAAATGCACCGGGGGCCGATCTTAAAGGAATGCCCTAAAAACATCACACCAGACGACCGCACACCTATTGGGCTAAGAGGCTTTTACGGGCCGCTTAGCCGGCTGGGCGCCGTCAAGGGAAGCGCTTGAAACCACGTCTGCCTTCGCACAAAAGTTCGGCGCGAGCTTTCGGCGTGCCTTGCACCAGTCTTTTGAAGCCGTCAGGCTCTTGGGATGGGTTTGAACATCAATGGCCAGGTCCAGCACACCGACAGGACCGAGTTTGTCATAATTGGCGGATTTCAGATCGTAGACAAAATAGCTGACGCGCAGCGGATCTGTGTTCGCAACTTCAGACCCAGCCTTTCCCACAGGCGGAACCACCGTAACGTGGATGAATTTCGCCGTGCCGGTATCAACCTTTTTACTCTGAATAGTGCGCCCGACAGCTTCA
Coding sequences:
- a CDS encoding type II toxin-antitoxin system Phd/YefM family antitoxin, coding for MRYSSQVKPISYLKANAAEVLTHLAEQREPMVITQNGEAKAVLQDVASFEETQETLAMLKILALGNQDMAAGKVKPVADVVARLRAKQAAV
- a CDS encoding type II toxin-antitoxin system RelE/ParE family toxin, with translation MAGTSDKFEVLLTEGAEQDLEAIHDYISNFDCVANANYVLDELMRVVETLARFPERGSYPQELVGLGIKEYRQTFFKPYRLIYRITGSQVIIYLIADGRREMQSVLARRLLGA